The window CCGACTTTCAACGTCACGATTTTACGCTTCACGCCGATGGCGCCCGCCGCCGTATTCGGATTGATGCGCAGCGACGCCGGGTCGAATGGATCAACCACGCGAGGAGGATCCGGTGGTGTCGGTGCCGTCACCACCGCCACGTGGATCGGTAGTTCACGTGGTGGACCGCTATCCTCCACCTGGGCATTCTCTCCGATACCGGGCAGGTTTTCGGCACTGCTTTTTTCGCTGGACTTAAGCATCCGTTTGGTGGACTTGCTAGAATCAGTCATAGGTTCGTTTCCTTGTCGACCGTGCATCGTCATCACCGATGCCGGTCGTTTTTTGTTGGTTGAGATTGTCAGAAGTCACGAGGCAGAAGTCGCCTTCGGACGGCAAGCTTTTTTCCGGTTCAATGGAATTGCGCAGGCAGGCTTCGCATAAACTCGCGAAACCCTCGACCACGCGGAAATCATGGAACACGGCTTCGCGTCGCTTGCAGAAATGGCACAGCATCACGCCCCCCTCGATTGATTGGCCAAATGGGCAATCACGGCATGGGGATCGAATAGCACTTTCCGACCGACACGAATGACGGGCAGCTCACCATCCCGCAACATTGTGTCCAGCTTCGGCACCGATACGCCGATCACCTCGGACAATTCATTGCGGTTGAGTAGCTTCCGCCGGTTCGACATGCGATCGGCCACACGGTCCGCGACCATATTGGCCAACACTTCCATGTCGGATGGACTCAAATCCGAGAGTGTCATTTCGCACCCCCGATCGAACTGTCCACCAGTTCCCACAGTCGGGAATGGCAACATCGATTCGCGGACGCAACGTAGCCGACGGGCCGGATAATCCGATCCCGATGCAGCTGGGCGACCATCGCACCGAACACACGACCGTCCACGCCGTCAGGCAATGGCAGGCCACGAATGGCATCGGTGAACGTGGTGGGGCCGGCTTGTAGTCGCCGCAGAAACCGACGACGGGCGGCTGCGATCACTGTCCGAATGTCTTGACTATCCACGGTCCACCTCCGTTTCATCCCGAGGGGATCGATCTTCAAGTTCACGAGCAATACGGAGCAAAAGGCGTAGTCGCTTCGCTTCGGTCAGGACGGACTGCAATCGCCGACGAACAACGTCAGCAATTGGAATACAGTCGAGCGGGGAACGATCCCGCTTGTGGTTTTGTTGCATTGGTTAAGCCTCCAAATCGAGTGAGGCTTAATTTGCACAAACGGTTCCGACGAATCAGAGACGAGAAAAGGACGTTTGAGGGACGTCTAGTGTTTCGAGACTAGGGCGACTTCCCCCCTATCCTCCGGCAGTACATCCCAGTCTTGCTCAATCTGCATTAATCGCGTTCGCAGCCGCTTAATCATCTTGCGGCAACCGTCCCTCGGGTCTTCCCAGTCAAATCCGCATCCTGTTGATATGTTTGCCGCTTTCGCCCGTCCTCCGCTTTCGATGAGAAACTTCACGAGCTTGCCTTGGTCTTTAGTGGGGCCCTTATCCTTTTGCGGTAGTTGCAGCCAGTTAGTAATCGAATCCAGGAGATTTCGCGATATAGCCGCGCCGCTGGGCGATTCGGACGGAATGCGAGCAACTTGGGCTAAGTGGCAAGTGCCCACTTCTTCGTTATCGACTATTTTCAAAAGGTGCTGGTTGAGTTGCAGAAGTCGGCTTTCTCGTTCGCTCGAGAGCCCCAGTACCATCCAGCTAGGACCGCCGTTCTTCATCGTTGCTTTGGCCACATCCAAGAATAGGTCGCATTCAGAGAGCACCCACCCCGGATACATCGCGCGGTCAACGTCAATCACCTTTTGCCAATCTTGGCATGCCCTAGCACTCGACTGCACCGAGCCTTCGCATGGGGGCGAACCCGGAAAGACGTCGAAAGCATCAGGCATCAGCTCCGCGTCATAGCTGTACGTGAGCGTGAAATCAGTCGCAAGAATTCCCAAGTCTCGCTCGATAACATCCAGTACGGTCGCCCACGGCAGTTCAACCAGCAAATCGGATGCGGCGACGACTTCCGCTTCGAATCTTCCACCCAACTCAACCAGATCGTCTCCGACGTAGTGATTTCGCCTCCGGTAAAGTGCGAGTAGTTCAACGAACCTCTGCCTCAATTGCACGCATGCGTAAATGGTGTCACTACTTTGCTCATATTGATCGCCGAAACTTCTGGCCATGTGACGTCTTTCTTGTCGTTACGAGCCGATTCAACGGCCACGGCGGAAAGATAACGCCAGCGGCTGGTTGAATCGTGCGATCGGAGCTACCGACCTACCCTTGGAAGATTGCGGGAATCAGCCGCAACCGTTGAGAACCGAGTGTTTAGCCCGGCGTTGCCATTGTGCGTGATTCTAAGGGCCGGTTCAAATCGGGCTTACCGACTCACCAAAAACCATTTTGGTGCATGCGGAGGCGGAAGCGGAGGGCCTACGGTCGCACCATGCCGTCTCGGACTTTATTGACACCCCGGGGTGCCAACGCCACGGAGGGGCAGGGGGTCGATAGCGCCGCATCACCGTGACCACGGCGCAGATCCCCCTACCGCCCAACGCATCATTGGTTGCGACGGAGTGTGTTGCTGGTGCGCGTGCCAACCGAGCGAACGCAGCTTATTAGTTCAAGTCGATAAAGCAGGCTTTACTTCTTTTCCTGGTTCCGGTCGCGATCTGTTTCCACCCGCGGAGCTTGTCCCTTTGGCGAAGGTTGTGGGGTAAAAACCTTAACGTCCCGCGCCCGCGCGAATGGGGGAATCGTGGTTCGACGCACCGCGTCATGATGTTCGTGGTCATCGTGCCCTGCAGGGGCTCCGTCATGGTGCTCAGCTGCTGCCCCCGCTGCTGAAGCGTTCTCCGCTGCAACCGCCCGCCCCATTGCCTGTCCCAAAATGGCTCGGACCGCATCCGCATGACGTCGGTTTTCCGCCTCCAATTGACGAAAAATGTCGACGCTTTGATCTCCGGCATGCGTGGCAACTCTGGGCGGGTCACTGAGCTTTTTGCTCCGTTGCTTGGCCGCCATTTCGAGCTCACGTTTTTTCAGGTAGGCGGCTCGATCCCAACTCCCGTCAACGATCGCTTGCAGTGGCTCATCAATCGCCACCGGGTTTCCAATCCATTCAACCTCGCCCGTTTTGCCGACAATGAACGCACACGGAATACTCGTTTGTCGTGCCGCCGCAAGGTAATCCTGCAAGACTGAACCGTCGGGATCCGTTGTCAGACAGTAATTGCTGGTCAATTCTGCATAGGTCTGGTCATCTTTACCAAGAACGTTTTTGTCGAGGAAGCTCTCAACGGTTTCTACAGGCTCATCACTAATACTAATGATCTGCACATTGTTGTCCGCAAACTTTTCCTGAGTTTCACTGAGGTGTTGCATCTCTCCAAGACAAGGTCCGCACCAGGTCGCCCAAAATTCGATCACATATACCGATCCAGGCATGAGCTTGGTCGTGTGAGCAAATTTGCCGTCCCCATCGCTCAACCAATTTTCAATATCAATGTCGGGGGCTTGAGAGCCTGGCCTGAGCACGCCATCAGCTGAAGCGTGGAGAACCGCGCACATGGTCGTCACCAACGCGACAGCAAAAATTCGGCGGAGCGGGATTCGACATGGGGACAGGATTCGACATGGGGACATGGACTTCATTATTTTCCTCGAGGTTAAACACACTGCACACGAACGATTATCTATCGCGACCTGGATGACACCTGCACTCCCTGAGCACTGGCCGCTGAATCGGCGGAACTGATCGTCAGCAAGTGTCTCTTCCATCATAGGGCGCCCCTCAGTATACCCGTAACGCAATCGTCCAGGCTGATCCAGCATCCTATGGTGACCGAACCGAATCAACTGAAAAATGATTGGGCAACGGCGCTATCGGCGAGAACTCGCGTTCGTTCGATACACACGCCGGAGCGCCTCCCTGCTGCAAACCATGTCGGAGACGTCGCCAATTTTCAGTGGACACGCTGTTTAACAACCGCTGCGGTCCGCACCGGGGCCCATCGATCCCCTCGAGCATTCCCGTTTAACAAATCGGCAGAAAACCCCGCAATCATCCGCACACAGGAGCCGTATCTCCCTTTACACAATTCCTAATCGCTCAGCACTTGCCAGCACATGGACGCCGCCTTACGCTCTTGAGAACGATTATCAGTAGCCACAGGCTACACCTCGCCAGCCAGCCACCAGCATGCCCTCCTCACCTGAGTCGAGGCAGCTTTCTAGCCAGCAACGCTCGCACTGCCTGCAGTTTCCCCGTGAATCCGAAGCAGCGCCCCCTCCCACCAGCGTTCTCATCCACTCTACGGAACTTTCGTATGAATTTAGGTCCTAAAACACCGTTGCATCTTTTGGTACGCACCGCCCGCCTCCGGGCCGCCTTCACCCTGGTCGAACTGCTCGTCGTGATCGCGATCATTGGGGTGCTGGTTGGTTTGCTGTTGCCCGCCGTGCAGAGCGCTCGCGAGGCAGCCCGCCGCATGCAATGCAGCAACAGCATGCGACAGGTCAGTCTCGCGATGCACAACTACCACGACACCTATCAGAAGTTCCCCACCTCACAAACCTCCGAGGTCGCAGTTTGGTCAGTTTCGATTCTGCCACAGTTGGAGGCCGCCAGTGTCGCCGACCTGTACGACGACGCATTGGACTGGGACGAAGGTGTTAATCTTGACCTCGCGACTCAGATGCCGACGGTTTATCAGTGTGCGTCAAACCCATCGGCTGGCGGAACACTGAGCGGCAACGGATTTCAAACGACCGATTACTCGGTGCTCCGAAACGCCACGGACTGGGATAAGTACGAGTCGCTTTTCCAACGGAATAAGTTCCGCTCAATGCGAGACATCATCGATGGCACGTCCTCGACATGCATGATTTACGAGTCAGCGGGTCGAAGCGATTGGTACGTCCAACACCGCCAAAACCCCCTCTCAACCGGATACACCCACACCTGGGGAACTGACAAACCGGCATGGAGCTCAAGCGGGAACGCGGGCTGGATGTTCTCCTGTGCCGTCGACATGTCACCAAGTGGCGGTGAAATGACAGCGGTCTATTGGTCCGCTGGCAATCGAGTTCTCAATGTCAGCAACTGGTTCGGCGCACCCTATTCATTCCACACCGGTGGCATCCAAATGGGCATGGCTGATGGATCCGTCCGCTTCATTGGCGAAAGCATCGCGTTTGACACGCTCAAGGCCATGACCTCCATCAACGGTGGCGAAGTGGTAGGAGAGTTTTAGTCATGAATCACGCCCAACTAACACCCCCGTCGGTGAAAAGCCTTCTCTCCCTGGCGTGCCTCTGCGTCTTCTCGGTCGGATGTGGCAACCATGAACATTGGCATGTCGATACGTCTCCGGTTCACGGCACGGTGCGCATTAACGGAGAAATCCCTAAGGGCGCCCAGGTGACGTTTTACCCGACAGGCGGTGCCGTGGATGTCCGCGAGTCCAAACCATGGGGAATGGTCGACGAAACCGGTACTTATGAATTGAGGACATACGAAAAAGGAGATGGCTCTCCTGCTGGCGAGTATCGCGCAACGATTATCTGGCGGGAAAACCCCTCCGTCTTGGGTTCCCCCGATCAACTCGGCGGCGCTTTCGAAGCCCCCAGCGACTCCGAGTGGATCTTTACGATCGACGAGGACGTGACGGAATTGCCACCGATCGAGATCACGGATGCAAAAATTATCAAACCGACGACAAGGTCGCGCAGCCGCAACCCGTCACCGTTCGATGAACCGGAAGATACCTGAAGTCCCACGCCGCCGAGATCGTCGGTGCAGGACGCGGCGTCCAGGGGCAGGAAAACCACCTGGGCTGGCTTAACTCGTTCGCCATCCGCTCTTCAGTCCCTCGCTGGCTTTGCCGGCGCCCGAGAACGGTACCAAAACACCGATGGCAGTCGAAGCTTCGAACTAGACCTGCGACCAAACTCAACTTTTTACCGAGCTACCTCACATGAGCCTCGACACTCTACCAGAATCGGCTTCGTCCGCACCGCCAATCGAGCCCATCAAGGCCCCTAAACGCAAACCAACCGCCACTCCCACGTCGTCACTGTACCGTGTCATGTGGCGGTGGCACTTTTATTCAGGGGCCTTGGTGACGCCCATCCTGATCATCATCGCACTGACGGGCGGACTCTATATTTTCGCCGCAGAGGTCAATGATGCGATCCATGCGGACTATCTTTTTATCGCCGCTCCTGCCGACGGAGAAGTGACCGCGAGGGCGAGCGAGTCTTCTCCCAACGTTCCGTTGACACGCGATAGCAGCGACTTGATCGCGAGTGCCAAAGCAGCGGTCCCCGGCACCGAGGCATCTCGCATCCGCTTTCATGCCGACAATCGCCGCAACGCGATCGTGTGGGTGGAACCACAAAATGCACCGAAGGAGACCAAAGACGCCGAACGCAACCGCCGCCGAGATCGGTCGATTGCAGTTTATGTTGATCCCGTAACGGCTGATGTCCGACATCAAGCGACTGGAAACACGGGGACTGAGTCCTTTTTCCGAACCGTACTCAAGATTCATCGTCAGCTGTTCATCGGCTCGACCGGGCGAATCATTGTCGAGCTGACGACTTGCTGGTCTTTAGTGCTGTTTCTCACCGGTGTCTATCTGTGGTGGCCGCGACGCAAAGAAAAAGTGCGCGGCGTTTGGCTGCCCCGGCTTCGTGGCAAACCGTATGTGATTCTCCGTGATCTGCACACCTTGGCGGGTGTCTATCTGTTTCCGGTATGCATGCTGTTGATTGTCACTGGCCTGTTTTACACCTTAATTTGGGGAGAGTCGTTCCACCTTGTGAGCAAGCAGTTCTTCGCCACACCCACCGAAGAAACACAGCCTCAGCGGGGCGACGAGGATGCGAAGAAAAAGCCGGAACCGTACGTGCAACCCGGATTTACGCTGCAGGCGGCCTATGACACAGCAGCGAGTCGCTATCCGGATCGCGACATCACCATCGACCTGCCCTCAGGGACAACCGACCACTACACGGTTTCTGCGATCAATGATTACGCCCGCGGCACCTACGGAGCCATGAACTCGACCGGCTTTCAGATTCACCGCGATACTGGTGAAGTAATGGCGGTCGATGACCTGGCCGATAATCCACGATACTGGTGGCATAGGTGGGCCTACCCATTGCATGTTGGCAGCGTGATTGGAATTATTTCCAAGATCATCTGGCTCGGGGCCTGCGTGATCCTGGTCGCACTGCCGATTACGGGAATCTGGATGTGGTGGAAACGTCGCCCCGCCGGCCGTAGTGGATTGCCTCGCAAGCCGCCTGCTGGCTACGTGTCTCGCACCGTGATCGTGTCGATCGCGATGCTGTGCTTGCTGTTGCCTTTATTCGGGTTGTCAGTATTGCTGATTCTGATCCTCGATCGTCTGGTGTCGTTCTTTCGGAAGTCACCCAGCGCAGCACCCGTTTAGTTGGCGTTCCTAAACAAACATCAGTTCGCGAGTGAGTATATTTTCACGTCGTCGACCACGGCGCTGTGCGGTACCGCCAGACGCAGCATACGCTTGGTGGGATGAGCAAAACCCGGAGCGGTGAACTTCGCGACCTCCGTACCATCGACCGAGGCCGTCACCTGCTCGCCTACAATCCGCACCGTAAGTTCGTGCCATTCGCCTTGGGCAATCTTGGTAGGAAACTTTTTGATCGTCGTCTTGAGAAACGTCAACTGCTCCGCCGTCAGCTCCTTGGCTTTCTTGGCATCATAGAACTTCATGTTCATGTTGCCGCTCTTCATGTCGTTGATCTGAACAAACTTGGTCGTCACGTCGACTTTGAACAAGTGCCCCGCGTGAACGCCTTTGAACTTCAGATCGGCGAAGTCGAGGCCGAGTCGATCGGTGTCATTTTCCAACATGAACCGCAGTTCAACGACGCCGTCTCGAAACTCAGCGGGGTGGGTCACCGAAACAGCGTGGTCGGCGGTGGGATGCATTTTGATGTGCATGGCACCGTTCTTTAAATCGACCTGCTTGTGTCCGCCCGCACGTGACTTGCTGTTGGTCCCCCAACCATTCCCAACCTCGTCCGTTATTTCCTGCGACTCCGTTCGCTCGAAATCGTCACTGAAAATCAGCGTGCCGTTATCGTCGGCGCGGATAGCGCTCGAGAGTGCGAAAGGGATCAGGAGCGTCAAAGTCAAGAATGTTTTGGTCATGGGTTTCGACTGCCTTAGGAGAGTGGTTGTTGTTGATCCCGGACATCGCCTTTTTTGACGGTGTCGCGAGCCCGACTGCTAAATCATTGGTACTGTACGTTTTTTTGTTTACGCAATTTTTATCCCGAAGGGATTGTCAGATGATAGCCGGTGGTCGAGCGCAGCGAACGCCACCGGCTATCATCCATCTGCAACTGACCCCGAAGGGTGTCACAGATCGAGCACCTGCGACACTCTTCGGGGTCGACGGTGTACAGCATTTCGGATTTCGGGGATGGCGCTACGCTGATCCCCGGCTACTGTCTGACAATCCATCCGGGATGAAAACGGGTGGACACGGAACGAAAACCCCCTCGTGGAATTCTGCGTTTGTCCTAACGATTGAGTCGTTTG of the Allorhodopirellula heiligendammensis genome contains:
- a CDS encoding family 16 glycoside hydrolase; amino-acid sequence: MTKTFLTLTLLIPFALSSAIRADDNGTLIFSDDFERTESQEITDEVGNGWGTNSKSRAGGHKQVDLKNGAMHIKMHPTADHAVSVTHPAEFRDGVVELRFMLENDTDRLGLDFADLKFKGVHAGHLFKVDVTTKFVQINDMKSGNMNMKFYDAKKAKELTAEQLTFLKTTIKKFPTKIAQGEWHELTVRIVGEQVTASVDGTEVAKFTAPGFAHPTKRMLRLAVPHSAVVDDVKIYSLAN
- a CDS encoding helix-turn-helix domain-containing protein — encoded protein: MTLSDLSPSDMEVLANMVADRVADRMSNRRKLLNRNELSEVIGVSVPKLDTMLRDGELPVIRVGRKVLFDPHAVIAHLANQSRGA
- a CDS encoding DUF1559 domain-containing protein; this encodes MNLGPKTPLHLLVRTARLRAAFTLVELLVVIAIIGVLVGLLLPAVQSAREAARRMQCSNSMRQVSLAMHNYHDTYQKFPTSQTSEVAVWSVSILPQLEAASVADLYDDALDWDEGVNLDLATQMPTVYQCASNPSAGGTLSGNGFQTTDYSVLRNATDWDKYESLFQRNKFRSMRDIIDGTSSTCMIYESAGRSDWYVQHRQNPLSTGYTHTWGTDKPAWSSSGNAGWMFSCAVDMSPSGGEMTAVYWSAGNRVLNVSNWFGAPYSFHTGGIQMGMADGSVRFIGESIAFDTLKAMTSINGGEVVGEF
- a CDS encoding PepSY-associated TM helix domain-containing protein, translated to MSLDTLPESASSAPPIEPIKAPKRKPTATPTSSLYRVMWRWHFYSGALVTPILIIIALTGGLYIFAAEVNDAIHADYLFIAAPADGEVTARASESSPNVPLTRDSSDLIASAKAAVPGTEASRIRFHADNRRNAIVWVEPQNAPKETKDAERNRRRDRSIAVYVDPVTADVRHQATGNTGTESFFRTVLKIHRQLFIGSTGRIIVELTTCWSLVLFLTGVYLWWPRRKEKVRGVWLPRLRGKPYVILRDLHTLAGVYLFPVCMLLIVTGLFYTLIWGESFHLVSKQFFATPTEETQPQRGDEDAKKKPEPYVQPGFTLQAAYDTAASRYPDRDITIDLPSGTTDHYTVSAINDYARGTYGAMNSTGFQIHRDTGEVMAVDDLADNPRYWWHRWAYPLHVGSVIGIISKIIWLGACVILVALPITGIWMWWKRRPAGRSGLPRKPPAGYVSRTVIVSIAMLCLLLPLFGLSVLLILILDRLVSFFRKSPSAAPV
- a CDS encoding peroxiredoxin family protein, whose translation is MCAVLHASADGVLRPGSQAPDIDIENWLSDGDGKFAHTTKLMPGSVYVIEFWATWCGPCLGEMQHLSETQEKFADNNVQIISISDEPVETVESFLDKNVLGKDDQTYAELTSNYCLTTDPDGSVLQDYLAAARQTSIPCAFIVGKTGEVEWIGNPVAIDEPLQAIVDGSWDRAAYLKKRELEMAAKQRSKKLSDPPRVATHAGDQSVDIFRQLEAENRRHADAVRAILGQAMGRAVAAENASAAGAAAEHHDGAPAGHDDHEHHDAVRRTTIPPFARARDVKVFTPQPSPKGQAPRVETDRDRNQEKK